One stretch of Prunus persica cultivar Lovell chromosome G1, Prunus_persica_NCBIv2, whole genome shotgun sequence DNA includes these proteins:
- the LOC18790092 gene encoding probable LRR receptor-like serine/threonine-protein kinase At1g14390: MKNFLVSFCSLFLILAIFTPISIGQLTPSESRILFQFQKLLEYPGALQVWTNWTNFCYLPPTPSLKVVCTNNRLTELTVIGNKSSPSHSPKPVSGSFVISQQTLSKSFSIDSFFTLLTKLSNLKVLSLVSLGLWGPLPAKINRFWSLEELNISSNFIYGQIPASLSSMKNLRSIVLADNLFNGSVPDLKSLAALEEINLGNNHLGPGFPSLGNSLVSIILRNNSMRSEIPPTLRNFDLLQKLDISSNKLVGPIPAFVFSLPSIQYLILAQNQLSGALSNNATCNGKLQVVDISQNLLIGKLPSCIGSKSLNRTVLDSWNCLSGGKSKYQHPYSFCHKEALAVKPPAKTQEQESKIKLGLLLGVIGGVVCAAAVIGLLILVIIKRAGQNREDKFDRSIVEKISVRSSPKPNINARRVPQMMRLPTLGLPPYRVFTLEEIDDATDNFDAANLMGEGSQGQVYKGWLRDGLLVQVKCVKLKQKQLPQNLNQSMEALSKLRHRHLVSLLGHCTVTYQDHPTTASTVFIVLENISNGSLVDHLTDWRKKEWLKWPQRMAVTIGIARGVQFLHTGVAPGIFGNNLKIENILLDESVSAKISNYNLPLPFQIGSESPLKGQGISSSKPLLNSAEAEKEDINQLGIILLQVLTGRLIKSASELDELKIQLEKGLIEGPSKLRGLMDSSIQGSFAYQSLKTAVEITVNCLSRDPSKRPSIDNVLWNLQYSIQVQEGWTSSGNLSAQM, encoded by the exons ATGAAGAATTTCTTGGTTTCTTTCTGTTCGTTGTTTCTCATTCTAGCCATTTTCACTCCAATTTCGATTGGGCAGTTAACTCCAAGTGAGAGCCGAattcttttccaatttcagAAGCTTCTTGAATACCCTGGAGCTCTTCAAGTATGGACAAATTGGACCAACTTCTGTTACCTCCCTCCCACACCTTCTCTCAAGGTTGTCTGTACAAATAATCGTCTAACCGAATTAACTGTCATTGGAAACAAAAGCTCCCCTTCTCACAGCCCAAAACCAGTTTCAGGGAGTTTTGTGATTTCTCAGCAGACCCTGTCCAAAAGCTTTTCCATTGATTCTTTCTTCACACTTCTCACAAAGCTTTCCAACTTGAAAGTGCTTTCCTTGGTGTCACTGGGTTTGTGGGGTCCATTGCCAGCCAAGATCAACAGGTTCTGGTCACTCGAGGAGCTCAACATTAGCTCAAATTTCATTTATGGGCAGATTCCTGCATCCCTCAGTTCAATGAAGAATCTTAGAAGCATAGTTTTGGCTGACAATTTGTTCAATGGGAGTGTGCCAGATCTTAAAAGCTTAGCtgctcttgaagaaatcaatttgGGTAACAACCACCTAGGACCTGGATTTCCTTCATTGGGAAATAGTCTTGTAAGTATCATTCTGAGAAACAATTCCATGAGATCTGAGATTCCTCCAACATTGAGGAACTTTGATCTGCTTCAGAAATTAGACATCTCTTCCAACAAATTGGTGGGGCCAATCCCTGCTTTCGTGTTCTCTCTGCCTTCAATTCAGTACCTCATTCTGGCTCAAAACCAACTAAGTGGTGCTCTCTCAAACAATGCAACCTGCAATGGGAAGCTCCAAGTTGTTGATATTTCTCAAAACCTTTTGATAGGGAAACTACCATCTTGCATTGGATCAAAGTCTTTGAACAGAACTGTTCTTGATTCATGGAACTGTTTGTCTGGTGGGAAGTCAAAGTATCAGCATCCATATTCATTTTGCCACAAGGAAGCACTGGCTGTTAAGCCTCCAGCTAAAACTCAAGAGCAGGAGTCAAAAATAAAGCTAGGCCTTTTACTTGGTGTCATTGGTGGTGTTGTGTGTGCTGCTGCAGTCATTGGGTTGCTGATTTTGGTCATTATCAAAAGGGCAGGGCAGAACAGAGAAGATAAATTTGACAGATCCATAGTTGAGAAAATTTCTGTTCGAAGCTCCCCAAAGCCGAACATCAATGCAA GGCGTGTGCCCCAGATGATGAGGTTACCAACACTTGGGCTCCCACCATATCGTGTCTTTACATTGGAAGAAATTGATGATGCAACAGACAATTTCGATGCCGCAAATTTGATGGGAGAAGGATCTCAGGGACAG GTCTACAAAGGCTGGCTCAGAGATGGTTTACTGGTACAAGtgaaatgtgtgaaattaaaGCAGAAGCAGTTGCCCCAAAACTTGAACCAGAGCATGGAAGCCTTGTCAAAGCTGAGGCATAGGCATTTGGTCAGCCTTCTTGGACACTGCACTGTCACTTATCAGGACCATCCAACTACAGCTAGCACTGTATTTATTGTTCTTGAGAACATCTCAAATGGCTCTTTGGTGGACCATCTCACTG ATTGGAGAAAGAAGGAGTGGCTGAAATGGCCACAGAGAATGGCTGTTACCATTGGCATTGCAAGGGGGGTCCAGTTCTTGCACACAGGGGTTGCACCTGGCATCTTTGGAAATAATTTGAAGATAGAGAACATATTGTTGGATGAGAGTGTTTCTGCTAAAATCAGTAACTATAATCTTCCATTGCCGTTTCAG ATTGGTTCAGAGAGCCCTCTTAAAGGACAGGGTATTAGCAGCAGTAAACCTCTTCTAAACAG TGCCGAAGCTGAGAAGGAAGATATTAATCAGCTGGGGATTATTCTACTTCAAGTTCTTACTGGTAGATTGATCAAATCAGCTAGTGAATTGGATGAGCTAAAGATTCAG TTAGAAAAAGGCTTAATAGAAGGACCTTCAAAACTAAGAGGGCTCATGGATTCGTCGATACAGGGAAGTTTTGCGTATCAGTCATTGAAGACCGCCGTCGAAATCACCGTCAATTGTCTGAGCAGAGATCCAAGCAAGCGTCCTTCCATAGATAATGTTCTCTGGAACTTGCAGTATTCAATTCAAGTTCAAGAGGGATGGACCAGCAGCGGCAACCTTAGCGCTCAGATGTAG